The region ACAATCTGAAGCCGTCGACTCAAggttcttttttgtttcttctcctttcttctttttaattgcatttgtgattaatttttatttaattttcttgtgcATGTTACGTATTGAATgttcataattatattttttttcacaaattaaatTTCTTGTGCATTGTTTAcagttattgatttttttattgaattttcttttatgtatttCATATTGAATTGTGCACAGTTTTACATTCTTTTTCATCTTTCAGTTCACAAGATTGGAAGGCAAGGATAAAGATGCCACCATCAGATACACGCTACAAAACGGAGgtatttttgttaatgatattaATCGAGTAGATATTGAAGTTAATACAACctttttaataatattgcatAGCTTATCTATCGTTTTAAAAATTCCTTGAAGTTTCTGCTTTTACCAGTTATGGTTAAAGAAATTGTAGCATTGGTTTTGTTTATTTCGCTATATATAATTGCCATACCTTCGTTAAACTATGAAAATTCTCGAAGGAAAAATTTCTGGCTTATGTTATTTAGGCAATGCAGGTGAATTACTCATTAATTTCCTATAGGGTATATGATTTTGAATGGACAGTTTCCAAAGATTATAACTTAAGGACACTGATACTAGTTCCTTGATGTTGAGGCCTTCTGAACAAAGGACCATTTTTAGGCTTGCAATTGCATTTCTTTATCCTCGATAGCACTCCATCTTGTTTCTCTGATATAAATTTCGCACAGGGCATGGCAGTGCTTTTGTTGGTATttggatattttttaaaattttaattttgacgcTTATGTACTGATCTGCCTATTAAATTGTGCCAGGATGTGACAGCTACCAAAGGAAATGAATTTGAAGACTACTTTCTGAAACGTGAACTTCTTATGGGAATATATGAGAAGGGCTTTGAAAGACCATCTCCTATTCAGGAAGAGAGTATTCCCATTGCTTTAACTGGAAGTGATATTCTTGCTAGAGCCAAAAATGGAACTGGGAAAACTGCAGCATTTTGCATTCCTGCATTGGAAAAAATTGACCAAGATAACAATGTTATTCAAGGTTAGATTTCATCTACATTTAATTTCTTGATTGTGTGTGTTTGTGTTACCAATTCAAGCCCAATAAAATGGCAGTGGGTACTGAAAGTAGGATTCTTTGgccatttcaattatttattgtTCTTCTAGTTGTCTGATCTGCTTGTCAATCTGATATTGGAGAAGTGTGAGTGCCatttgtttcatttcttttaactgATATTTGAATTATGGGCTTTGGCATGGACGGACTTAGTTGACTGACGATCAAATCTTTGTAGCAGTTCCTTAAACATGTGCATTAGGTCGTCCATTTTGTAAGTTGGTGCAACTTTTTCCATCAGTCCAAGCAGAAATTTTCACTCATCTTTCTGAAACCTGCCAAATTAAGTTCTTTGTTGACCCTTTTGCTGTAATTTGAAATATGAGTTAATTTCATATTCCCTTCTCCATTTCATTAAGTTATTAGTACACCAGGTTTTTTTATTTACACTAATCATCTGCTTAGTTTCTTGCTTTTACCAAATGTGTATTTTTTGCACAGTTGTTATACTTGTTCCAACGCGAGAACTTGCTCTTCAGACATCACAAGTTTGTAAGGAACTCGGGAAGCATTTACAAATTCAAGTTATGGTCACAACAGGAGGTACCAGCCTCAAGGATGATATTATGCGATTGTATCAACCGGTCCATTTACTGGTTGGAACCCCTGGCAGAATACTAGACCTTGCTAAAAAGGGTGTTTGCATTTTGAAAAATTGTTCAATGCTCATCATGGATGAGGTAATTATTGGATGGTTTCTCTCTGTATCTTTATTTTAGTTTGACGTTTTTTCCTTTTAAGTTAAACTTGAGAGAACATGATGTTGTTAGAATTATTTTTGATAGATATGGAGGAAAGAACTTTCATGGTAATTTATGGTTTGTGTCATTTTTGTTTGGGTGGGATGAGGAGTGGGTTCTGGTCACCCCAGGTTTACAGTTTGGAAATATTTGCTAAAATTGAACTGGCAGGGCAATTATTAATACTGTTTATCTTGATTTTACAGTTTCCAGGTTTCTTTTCAAAGGTCCATATTCTAGCAACTGTTTTGGCTGCATAATTATTGGGTTGTTTCTTAAAGAATTTAATGTTATTACAAATAGTTGTTCCTATTTGTAAGTTAAAGGTTGTACCTCCATCattcataatttaaaactttgttTGGAAAATTAAGCCAATATGCTATGAAGTTCTGAAGTTGGTTGTGGTTATTTCTCAGTTTGCTGTCTATATTCACTTTCACTAGGACCCAGAGTCCCCATTTCTGGTTATCTTCTGTCGTCttgtttcccttttcttttttaactTCTTATCTTTATATAAAGGCTAGTTTTGGAACTAACTCTGAAGTGTGattgaataattattataataattccTACAAGTGTCTGCAAAAGGAAGCAAGACACTTGGGGAATGGAGAAGTATTTAATTCTTTTCCTTGTCTTCTTTATGCTTGATTTTAACTTTATGATCTGCAAAATCTGATTTTGTGATTCTGTTTCTTTCAGGCGGATAAACTTTTGTCTCCAGAGTTCCAACCTTCTCTAGAGCAGCTGCTATGTTTTCTTCCCCCAAATCGTCAAATTTTGATGTTTTCTGCCACATTTCCTGTTACCGTTAAGGACTTTAAAGACAAATACCTAAAGAAACCTTATATTATTAATCTTATGGATGAGCTTACTCTGAAGGGTATTACACAATATTATGCCTTTGTGGAAGAAAGACAGAAAGTCCACTGCCTAAACACTCTTTTCTCTAAGGTTTGACTGACCTTATATAAACCCTTATCAAGTTTTCTCTTCTTTGCATTGTTTGGATGAGTTGTGATATTTATTTATCTTCAGCTGCAAATAAACCAATCAATCATTTTCTGCAACTCTGTGAATCGGGTGGAACTGTTGGCCAAGAAAATTACAGAGCTTGGCTACTCATGCTTTTATATCCATGCAAAAATGCTTCAGGATCATCGTAACAGAGTATTTCATGATTTCCGCAATGGTGCATGCAGGAACCTTGTTTGTACTGGTATGTGGTGCCATGCTGTGTGTTCGAGGGATATGAGATACTTCAAAATTTAGTTTCCTTGGAATTAATTAGCGATGCCAGTGCACTAAACAGTTCTCTTCATAAGCATTCTTTGGCTGTCAATATATGAAGAATAAGTTCCTAATGATGTCTTTCTACTTGTTGCAGATCTTTTCACAAGGGGTATAGATATCCAAGCTGTGAATGTTGTTATAAACTTTGACTTCCCCAAGAACTCAGAAACATACCTTCATAGGGTATGTTGATCAACCTATTTTCGCTCTTTCAAGTTGCaatattatctctttttttttttttaatttgccaATCCTCTTACTGTACAGGTTGGTCGATCAGGAAGGTTTGGTCATCTTGGATTAGCAGTGAATTTGATCACTTACGAGGACCGCTTTAACTTGTATATTACTGCTTCTCTAACCTTTTGAAACTATACCACTACATGCATTGAGGTTATCCTCATTCATTGCAATGTCATATGATCTTCTCTAACAGGTATAGGATTGAACAAGAACTTGGGACCGAAATTAAGCAAATCCCTCCCCATATTGATCAGGCTATTT is a window of Gossypium hirsutum isolate 1008001.06 chromosome D08, Gossypium_hirsutum_v2.1, whole genome shotgun sequence DNA encoding:
- the LOC107900897 gene encoding DEAD-box ATP-dependent RNA helicase 8, with the protein product MNNRGRYPSVLGRGRGANANPSFQSRPEQPQYAQRNLVQNHHHFQQQQHHHHHLQQQQHQQQWLRRNQLPGGNDSTVADEVEKTVQSEAVDSSSQDWKARIKMPPSDTRYKTEDVTATKGNEFEDYFLKRELLMGIYEKGFERPSPIQEESIPIALTGSDILARAKNGTGKTAAFCIPALEKIDQDNNVIQVVILVPTRELALQTSQVCKELGKHLQIQVMVTTGGTSLKDDIMRLYQPVHLLVGTPGRILDLAKKGVCILKNCSMLIMDEADKLLSPEFQPSLEQLLCFLPPNRQILMFSATFPVTVKDFKDKYLKKPYIINLMDELTLKGITQYYAFVEERQKVHCLNTLFSKLQINQSIIFCNSVNRVELLAKKITELGYSCFYIHAKMLQDHRNRVFHDFRNGACRNLVCTDLFTRGIDIQAVNVVINFDFPKNSETYLHRVGRSGRFGHLGLAVNLITYEDRFNLYRIEQELGTEIKQIPPHIDQAIYCR